One Nostoc sp. CENA543 genomic window, ACGGATACCCTTTTGGGCTAACTTCCGAGCAATAGCATATCCTAAACCGCGATTACTGCCTGTTACCACTGCAATTCTCGTTGGAGTCGTCATTTTTGTGACCTAAGAAATACTTTTAGAATTACTCTACTGAGATGTTATAAATTAAGCAAATTGATTTTAAAGATATATTGAATTAATGGGATTAATAGATTTATCCTCCATAGACCTCAACTTGCTGGTCGCCTTTGAGGTACTGTTGGAGGAACGCAGTGTGACGGTAGCAGCACAACGCCTGTATCTAGGACAACCAGCGATGAGTGCGGCACTAGGAAGATTACGTCTACTTTTTCAAGATGAGTTATTTATCCGTATCGGAAGGGAGATGCAGCCAACAGCCAAAGCTTTGGAAATTGCACCAGGGATTTCAGCTGCTCTCCATCAAATCCGCCAAACACTAGAATCTAGTCGCAGTTTTGACCCCAAAACTTCTGAACATACGTTTGCTATTGGTAGTTCAGATTACACCAGCTATGTAGTTGTCCCCAAGCTGTTGGAAGTGTGTCGTCAAGTCGCGCCAAATGTTAATTTTCGACTCATTGGTTTTGAAAAAGATTCTGTAGGAGATCTGTTAGAGCAGCGAGAAATAGATGTTGCACTGGGTTTGTTTCAAAATCCCCCCAGACAGTCGATACAAATGCCATTATTTCAAGAACATTTTGTTGGTATTTGTCGCCTTGGACACCCTGTAATTAGCCAAGGAAGTATCACACCGGAAATTTTCGCTAGTGTTCCTCAAGCTCTTTTTACCCTCCGACGAGACGACATTGGTGAAATCGACAAGGTGCTAGCAAAATATGATCTTCAGCGTCGTGTGATGTTAACTACACCGCATTTGCTCATATTACCTGCGGTGATTTCATCCAGCGACTTGGTAACTGTCATTCCATCGCGACTGGTAACGCCATTTGCTTACCAAAATACGTTAGAAATTTTTGGACTTCCTGTACAAACAGAACCTTGGATGATTTCTATGTTGTGGAGTAAACTGACGAATCAGGATCAGGCGAGTATTTGGTTAAGACAAATAATTTGTAGTATTTGTCAGGAAATTTAAGTTAAATAGCCGCAGAATAGGCTTCATCTACTTTCAAGGTTGTACCTGTGATAAATTTGGCATTCTCGGAAATCAGAAAAGCCACTATCTCAGCAAACTCTCTGTAGGTAGCAGGACGACCAAACATTAAATCTGTCGGGACATTCCAACCTTCTAACTCTGACATTGAATCGGCGACAAAAAAAGGTGCGACGGCAATCATGCGGATTTTATCGGTTCTGTAACGCTTGGCATATAGTTTTGTGAAACCTTCCATTGCGGCGCGGAGTGTGCCACTAAAGGGTGTCCCTAAGTTGGGTTCTTGAGAATCACAAGCAGAAATGTTGATAATGACACCACCACCGGAACGTTGCATAGGTTGTGTTACTAGTTTGGCGATACGAACTACACTCAAAAACAGCATTTCAAAGTTTTCTAACCACATTTCATCAGAAATAGATAATAAATCACGGTGGGGTGGGTCGCCAAAACTATTAACTACGGCATCTATTCGACCAAATGTCGTTAAAGTTGTCTCTACTAATTGCTCTAAGTCTGGCAAATTGGTCATTGAGCCTTGAATGGCAATACCACCTAAGTCTTTGGCTAAATCTAAAACTCCAGGCGATCGCGCCATTAATGCCACATTGTAACCCTGTGCGGCTAATTCTTTCGCACAACCCGCACCAATCCCTCGGCTCGCAGCTGTAATTATCGCCACCTTTGCTGAACTCATATGGTTACTTTCTAAAGAAAAAGCTTTAGAAAGTATGATAACCCTCTGCATTTGACTTTGTAAAGAATTTTCTTTAGTTTGTGAGTATGACAAAAAACTCACCCAAAAAATCATCCACAGTCCGCACACGCCGCGCTATTGTCAACTTACTCAAACAACGAGGTGCAATGGACTCTCAAGAGTTAGCAGCTTGTTTGGAGATTTCTGCAATGGCTGTGCGTCAGCATTTGTACGCGCTACAAGATGAGCATTTAGTTACCTATGAGGAAGAACCCCGTGAGATGGGGCGACCTGCTAAACTATGGCAACTAACCCCAGATGCTAACCGCCTATTTCCTGATGGTTATGCAGAGTTAACGTTGGGTTTAATTCAGGCGGTAACAGAAGCTTTTGGTGAGGTGGGATTAGATAAGCTACTGGAAGTCAGGACAAAACAGCAACTTGCAACCTATCAAGCACAAATATCTAGTCAAGATCCCTTAGCAGTCAGATTGGCAACTTTAGTAAAATTGCGATCGCATGAAGGATACATGGCGGAGAGTCAAACCCTAGACGATGGGACATTTTTATTAATTGAAAATCACTGTCCCATTTGCGCTGCGGCTAACGCCTGTATAGGATTATGTGAGCAAGAGTTAACGATTTTTCAATCTGTTCTGGGAGAAGATGTCACAGTAGAAAGAGAAGAGCATATCATAGCAGGTGCAAGAAGGTGTGTATATCGGGTTGCGAGTCAAGAATGTATTTAAATCATTGTCAAATTGCTAATTTCACTATTTTTATAACAGTTGTGGCGATATGAAAAAAACCTTTTTTGTGAGTGGAATGATGTTTCTAGCTTTCGGATGGGGATTTTCACCATCTTTAACATCCGTAAAGGCTGAAACTTTCTCGGAATTAAAGCAAGTCATCAAGAACGAAACAAACACTATCTCTGCTGCTAAAAAAACACAGTTAGAACTGCTCAACTCAGGAACGGGAACAAAGCAGAAATTACGTTTTCAACCTCCACTCAATTTGCAAGAAACTGCAATTGTGAGGATGAAAATGAACATGAATATCTCGATAGGAGGCCAAGCTTCACCCAGTTTCAAACAACCAGAAATTGTGACTACGCTACAGACAAAAGTCACCCAAATAGACCCCAATGGAGATATTCACTACGAGTTTTATTACTCTGATGTCGATTTGGTGGGAGATACCGATATTCCGCCAGCAGCACTTAACAATCTCAAGTCACAATTACAAAAGTTAGTTGGTTTCAAAGGTTCAGCTATCGTAGATCCTCAAGGAAAAACCAAAAAATTGAATTTTGTTTTACCAGAGGGAGTGGATGCAAATCTCAAGCTTTTAATGCAGCAAATGTCGAATTCTCTTGAGCAACTTTCGTTGCAAATTCCTCAGCAAGCAGTGGGTGTAGGATCTCATTGGCGAGTTACCTCGAATATAAATGCAGGGGGGATGAATTTCCAACAAATCACGACGTATAAGTTAATCAATCTGGAAAAAGGAATTGCTAATTTTAATATTGCTGTAGAACAAATAGCACCACCATCTCAAAATCTGACCACACCAGGATTACCCGCAGGGGTGACGTTAAATCTCAAATCTTATCAAGGTAAAGGTCAGGGAGAAATGACAGTAGCACTCAACAAACTAATGCCAGTTACCTCAAGGATGTCGTTACTTACTGATATGCAGATAAGTCAAAAACAAGTAGGTCGTGTAGCAGAAACGGCAATCAATCAAAAAATATCTATAGACATGAATCTTGAGTCAAAGTGATTACCCAAGATTTGTTGATAGTTAAAAATTAAATTCGGTGAGGATTTACATAACGCATTTCAAAACGGCTTTGTTCCCAAAGTGGTAATAAAGCCTCTTTAGCAACATTTAACTGGGATTGATAGAAACTAATTTTGCCGTGTTCTATAATCCAGATAAAAGTTCTAGTCATTAAATCTGCTGTAAAGCTCGATTCATATTGATAGTTATTAATTCTACCGACTTGAGCATCTAGATAATAGAGAATATCTTTAAAGTTCCATTGGTTAAAATTACTCTTCATTTTATCTCTAGTATTACCAGCTTCCATTAAAGTTAAATTACGCAGTAAATAATCCATTCCTTCTATTGATGAGTCAGTATTCCTGAATAAATTGGTTAGTGTGTGGTAATAGTCTTTTAAAAATACAGTAGGAATATTTCCTACGTAACTATTTAACCAAAATTGTATATCTCTTAGATAAGGTAATAGCTCTCTAATTTCATGCACTTCTAAAATAGGGGTGCGTTGACTAATATAATCAGCAATATTTTTCTTTAATTCCAATGCTGATAAATTATTTTTTCGTGCATAGTAATCAATAACTTTAGGAATAAATTTATCTAATAACCATTGCTTTGTATATGTAGCAGTCCAAGTTCCTCGCGGGCCAATATCTTGTTTCCAAGCATTGATTTCACTAGTTGCTAAAGACTGGAGATGAATATCATTAATTTCATAAATTATATTAATTATGCCACTCGGTAACAAAGATAAATGATTTACAGGTTTAGGTAAAATGAAGGCATGATCACGGATTCCTCGACTCACGCGAATAGAAATTGCTTCTTGCTGAAATAGATGCCATTCTGTTTTACCTTGGATATAATTAAACTCATTGGCAAAGTCGTGCATTAACTGCCATAATTTAGCATCTACAGAAAATAGATGTACACCACGACTACCTAAAAATTCAATAAATTCAAAGTCCCAGGTTTCTAAGAGGTTTTCGCATTCGATGATGGATTGTTTGTATTCTTGGCAAACTACATCAATACATAAACATAAATCTGCTGTTTCTAAATCAGATAAGATAATTGTCGTTTGACCTAAAGTTACTTCAAAAGCATTTTCATCGATTTGTTTGATAAATTTCCGACAACCCCATTCAGGACGAGTATTCAGTCCGGTCATTAATTGACCTAAAATATCTCGGTGGTTGAGTTTAATTTGGCAACCTCTGAGGATGACACCGCTAAATTTAATGAGACATTCACCATCTTTAAAGGCTTTGGGTAAATCGCATTCTATAACAACTTTGGGTTTAACAACAATCAGGCGATCGCCTTCTTGAAAAACAGCAGGTATAAAATCAGTTTGCGCTATAACTTCTTGTAAATTATTGCGTCTTAAAGTTTTTTCAATTAAGTTATATTGGCTATATCTTAAAGTGTTAATTTGATTTTTATCAAGGCTGCTAATATAGGAATAATTATATTCTTGGTAAAACTCTGAAGCTGCACTATTAACTTTTAAAGAATAAATATTTTTATCAATAACACACTCTTCTCGATGATATTGTAGATATTTAAAAACTTTTATTTGATGACCATTCGTAATAATAAAAAACAAAGGCTTTAAATAAATGCTATAAAACTTTGCTTGGGCGATCGCCTCCGTAAAATTGTTAGAATTAGGCGACAAAGCAATCACAATCAATAACGATGTGTCAGCATTTTGTTGCATGACATCATCGGTGGAAAAGTATATTTGCAGATTTTCTAATTGATTACTGCGCTTGATATTTTGGTCATAATTTAAACTTGACTTTCTAGCACATAATTTATCTAAATAACCAAGATGCTGAAACATCGGTGTAATAAACTCAGTTTCTACATCCTCTTGGTTGCGTAAAATCCGGTAATCAAAAGATTGTATCCATGTTATAAATCTCTTTTCCGCATCAGCAGGTAACATTTGATCATCCAAGGAAATCAGGCTCTAATAAAATTAACTATACAGACTCACTTTACTATGTCGCTTTGAGTTAACTTTCCTCAGCAAAAAAATAAAAATAATTTCCACTCAGAATTATTCAATAAAAAAGCACAGTTTCACTGTGCCTTTATCATAATTAAACAAAATATCATGCGTATTAGAGTCAAGAATTACGTCAAAGCGGCTACCTTTTCTAGTAAACCTTGAAACAATCTCAACCCATCATCACCACCCAGCATAGGGTCAGATGCCCTTTCTGGGTGTGGCATCATCCCAACAACATTACCCTGACGGTTGCTAATGCCAGCAATATTATTTAGCGAACCGTTGGGGTTTTCGCCTGCATAACGTAAAACTACCTGTCCGTTCCCTTCAATCTCCGCTAAAGTTCTTTGATCAGCGTAAAATCGTCCTTCACCGTGGGCAATGGGTAAAGTAATCATTTCCCCTCTAGTGTAAGACTGCATCCAAGGGCTACTTTGATTTTCCACTGTCAAAGGGACGCGATCGCAAATAAAATGCAAATCTCGATTTCTGGTAAGTATTCCTGGTAAAAGTCCAGCTTCAGTCAACACCTGAAAACCATTACAAATTCCCAAGACTAACTTACCCTTTTGGGCATGGGCGACTACTTGCTGCATTACAGGTGAAAATCGAGCGATAGCACCACAGCGTAAATAATCCCCGTAGCTAAACCCTCCAGGGATCACAATAGCATCCAAATCATCAATATCCGTATCTTGATGCCAAACCATGCGCGTTGGCTGTCCTAGCAAGTCTCTAGTGACATAAGCAACATCGCGATCGCAATTAGAACCAGGAAAAACTACAACACCAAATTTCATATTAGTCATTAGTCATTAGTCATTAGTCATTAGGGAACAAGGAACAGTTTTTCTCATCTCCCTTGTCTCCCTTGTCTCCCTTGTCTCTCTTGTCCCCAATCCCCAGTCCCCAATCCCCAATTCCCTAAAAAACTCCCGTTTGCGTTTCTACTTCAATGAGTTCAAAACGATAATTTTCAATGACAGGATTTGCTAACATTTGATCACAGATGCGATCCATGTCTTGACGCGCCTTGCTTTCCTCGGTGGAAGTAATTGTTAATTCAATATACTTCCCAATCCTGACGTTTTCTACGTGATCGTATCCCATTTGCTGGAGACCAGATTGGACAGCTACGCCAGCCGGATCTAAGACTGAAGGACGAAGAGTGACAAAAATTTTGGCTAGATACTTGGTTTGCACGGGCTTTTGCTGAATGCTGCGATCGCTATACTATAACTTTCTGTTCCAACTAGGTAAGAATAAGATTTTGACACTCCCCTGCCTAAAGCAAGTTTCGCTTTTGCTCACTTACTTAAAAAGGCAGTGGATTCTTGGTTCAACGAGTCCACTTAACTTAGACTCCTTGCGGTATCTAAGCCAGAGGTGGTTCTCTCCCCAAGCTTTAACTTTTGGTCTGCCCGACCATAGTTGCATAGTCTGCAATATTTGTTTGAATTTTAATGCTGTTCGTCTAGTACCTGCGAATCTTTTACCTACTTCCAGGTGATACTAGAACTACGAAGTAGAACCCCCTAGATTCAGTTGTCAAGGTGCAGCGTCTACGTGTTAAGTAGCAATAGGGTTTTTTAAGTGGTTATTTACCCTTCCACATCTCACATTCTACCAAAA contains:
- the purQ gene encoding phosphoribosylformylglycinamidine synthase subunit PurQ, with the protein product MKFGVVVFPGSNCDRDVAYVTRDLLGQPTRMVWHQDTDIDDLDAIVIPGGFSYGDYLRCGAIARFSPVMQQVVAHAQKGKLVLGICNGFQVLTEAGLLPGILTRNRDLHFICDRVPLTVENQSSPWMQSYTRGEMITLPIAHGEGRFYADQRTLAEIEGNGQVVLRYAGENPNGSLNNIAGISNRQGNVVGMMPHPERASDPMLGGDDGLRLFQGLLEKVAALT
- the purS gene encoding phosphoribosylformylglycinamidine synthase subunit PurS, which encodes MQTKYLAKIFVTLRPSVLDPAGVAVQSGLQQMGYDHVENVRIGKYIELTITSTEESKARQDMDRICDQMLANPVIENYRFELIEVETQTGVF
- a CDS encoding DUF6263 family protein encodes the protein MKKTFFVSGMMFLAFGWGFSPSLTSVKAETFSELKQVIKNETNTISAAKKTQLELLNSGTGTKQKLRFQPPLNLQETAIVRMKMNMNISIGGQASPSFKQPEIVTTLQTKVTQIDPNGDIHYEFYYSDVDLVGDTDIPPAALNNLKSQLQKLVGFKGSAIVDPQGKTKKLNFVLPEGVDANLKLLMQQMSNSLEQLSLQIPQQAVGVGSHWRVTSNINAGGMNFQQITTYKLINLEKGIANFNIAVEQIAPPSQNLTTPGLPAGVTLNLKSYQGKGQGEMTVALNKLMPVTSRMSLLTDMQISQKQVGRVAETAINQKISIDMNLESK
- a CDS encoding metalloregulator ArsR/SmtB family transcription factor, translated to MTKNSPKKSSTVRTRRAIVNLLKQRGAMDSQELAACLEISAMAVRQHLYALQDEHLVTYEEEPREMGRPAKLWQLTPDANRLFPDGYAELTLGLIQAVTEAFGEVGLDKLLEVRTKQQLATYQAQISSQDPLAVRLATLVKLRSHEGYMAESQTLDDGTFLLIENHCPICAAANACIGLCEQELTIFQSVLGEDVTVEREEHIIAGARRCVYRVASQECI
- a CDS encoding LysR family transcriptional regulator, giving the protein MGLIDLSSIDLNLLVAFEVLLEERSVTVAAQRLYLGQPAMSAALGRLRLLFQDELFIRIGREMQPTAKALEIAPGISAALHQIRQTLESSRSFDPKTSEHTFAIGSSDYTSYVVVPKLLEVCRQVAPNVNFRLIGFEKDSVGDLLEQREIDVALGLFQNPPRQSIQMPLFQEHFVGICRLGHPVISQGSITPEIFASVPQALFTLRRDDIGEIDKVLAKYDLQRRVMLTTPHLLILPAVISSSDLVTVIPSRLVTPFAYQNTLEIFGLPVQTEPWMISMLWSKLTNQDQASIWLRQIICSICQEI
- a CDS encoding SDR family oxidoreductase, coding for MSSAKVAIITAASRGIGAGCAKELAAQGYNVALMARSPGVLDLAKDLGGIAIQGSMTNLPDLEQLVETTLTTFGRIDAVVNSFGDPPHRDLLSISDEMWLENFEMLFLSVVRIAKLVTQPMQRSGGGVIINISACDSQEPNLGTPFSGTLRAAMEGFTKLYAKRYRTDKIRMIAVAPFFVADSMSELEGWNVPTDLMFGRPATYREFAEIVAFLISENAKFITGTTLKVDEAYSAAI
- a CDS encoding type I restriction enzyme HsdR N-terminal domain-containing protein, which encodes MDDQMLPADAEKRFITWIQSFDYRILRNQEDVETEFITPMFQHLGYLDKLCARKSSLNYDQNIKRSNQLENLQIYFSTDDVMQQNADTSLLIVIALSPNSNNFTEAIAQAKFYSIYLKPLFFIITNGHQIKVFKYLQYHREECVIDKNIYSLKVNSAASEFYQEYNYSYISSLDKNQINTLRYSQYNLIEKTLRRNNLQEVIAQTDFIPAVFQEGDRLIVVKPKVVIECDLPKAFKDGECLIKFSGVILRGCQIKLNHRDILGQLMTGLNTRPEWGCRKFIKQIDENAFEVTLGQTTIILSDLETADLCLCIDVVCQEYKQSIIECENLLETWDFEFIEFLGSRGVHLFSVDAKLWQLMHDFANEFNYIQGKTEWHLFQQEAISIRVSRGIRDHAFILPKPVNHLSLLPSGIINIIYEINDIHLQSLATSEINAWKQDIGPRGTWTATYTKQWLLDKFIPKVIDYYARKNNLSALELKKNIADYISQRTPILEVHEIRELLPYLRDIQFWLNSYVGNIPTVFLKDYYHTLTNLFRNTDSSIEGMDYLLRNLTLMEAGNTRDKMKSNFNQWNFKDILYYLDAQVGRINNYQYESSFTADLMTRTFIWIIEHGKISFYQSQLNVAKEALLPLWEQSRFEMRYVNPHRI